One genomic segment of Pseudobdellovibrionaceae bacterium includes these proteins:
- a CDS encoding phosphatidylserine/phosphatidylglycerophosphate/cardiolipin synthase family protein, translated as MNSLNAFVVVVLTLFMGRFAAASPEAFFSPETDLVARIAQELNGAKKSIDLAIYTFSSPLVMKELEEAQKRGVQVRLIVRKSIESGQPGFLAELQKAGAEIRWINKINHHKFLIVDGARLLSSSGNFSETALQRSYDENLVVCGDCVKATKAFREEFDFLFTNANPLIPGETSPEELTLARRPAEAKTPAAYFTSRNFQPAVDRRRQTKRLESIDESQPGNVETRLIQAIGGAKSRVQIATGHFRSWNLMNALTEAVKRGVKVELVLDSQEYVSTFKRAAEAQELAECVAGGKAEAECRKRGYYFSRHAYEGGVDVRIKSYALRWDFMKAPQMHHKYMIIDGKTLYTGSYNWSYNAEFESVENVWVLREASVVRDFLRNFEMVREYGAAEIPRLLREFRDAKDELPFHYTPVSLSYPEMDELRGIACAKCPDVFCSNAIDDERRSPPKKGEERPAPPVSCRVQKAG; from the coding sequence ATGAATTCCTTGAACGCCTTCGTGGTCGTGGTTTTGACGCTTTTCATGGGACGTTTCGCGGCCGCCTCGCCGGAGGCGTTCTTTTCGCCCGAAACGGATCTGGTCGCCCGCATCGCGCAGGAGCTGAACGGCGCGAAGAAATCGATCGACCTCGCCATCTACACTTTCTCGTCGCCCCTGGTGATGAAAGAGCTGGAAGAAGCGCAAAAACGCGGCGTCCAGGTCCGCCTGATCGTGCGCAAGTCCATCGAGTCGGGACAGCCGGGATTTTTGGCGGAGTTGCAAAAGGCCGGCGCCGAAATCCGTTGGATCAACAAGATCAACCACCACAAGTTCTTGATCGTGGACGGCGCGCGGTTGTTGAGCTCGAGCGGCAACTTCAGCGAAACGGCGCTGCAGCGCTCTTACGACGAAAATCTCGTGGTCTGCGGCGACTGCGTGAAGGCGACCAAAGCCTTCCGCGAAGAGTTCGACTTCCTGTTCACGAACGCCAATCCGCTGATCCCCGGTGAAACGTCGCCGGAAGAGTTGACGCTCGCCCGCCGTCCGGCCGAGGCGAAAACTCCCGCCGCTTACTTTACGAGCCGCAACTTTCAGCCCGCCGTCGATCGCCGCCGTCAGACGAAACGTCTGGAAAGCATCGACGAAAGCCAGCCCGGCAACGTCGAGACGCGGTTGATCCAAGCCATCGGCGGAGCGAAGTCCCGCGTGCAGATCGCCACGGGACACTTCCGTAGCTGGAATCTGATGAACGCCTTGACCGAAGCGGTGAAACGCGGCGTGAAGGTGGAACTCGTGCTCGACAGCCAAGAGTACGTCTCGACTTTCAAACGTGCGGCTGAGGCGCAAGAGCTCGCCGAGTGCGTGGCCGGAGGCAAAGCCGAAGCCGAGTGCCGCAAGCGCGGATACTACTTTTCGCGCCATGCCTACGAGGGCGGCGTCGACGTTCGTATCAAGTCCTACGCCCTTCGCTGGGACTTCATGAAAGCGCCGCAAATGCATCACAAGTACATGATCATCGACGGCAAGACGCTTTATACCGGAAGCTACAACTGGTCTTACAACGCCGAATTCGAATCGGTCGAAAACGTCTGGGTTCTGCGCGAGGCTTCGGTCGTGCGCGACTTCCTCCGTAACTTCGAAATGGTGCGCGAGTATGGCGCCGCCGAGATCCCGCGTCTTCTGCGTGAGTTCCGCGACGCCAAGGACGAATTGCCGTTCCATTACACGCCGGTCTCTTTGAGTTATCCCGAAATGGATGAATTGCGTGGCATCGCCTGCGCGAAGTGCCCGGATGTCTTCTGCTCGAACGCGATCGATGACGAACGTCGGTCGCCGCCGAAGAAGGGCGAAGAGCGCCCGGCGCCGCCCGTCAGTTGCCGTGTCCAAAAAGCCGGTTAG
- a CDS encoding MFS transporter, translating to MASFTGLKILYGLFELPLAAIEIFLRLYLFIHFTEVVKLPPWMTGLALLVSLASDAALAPWIGAKSDAWFGYGRGRWPWALGGALVAGLALLAMFQIPAGTEPHSAFALLVLLMLVLNTGLVFANVPYAALIGDVAEGEPESYLGWRVAFGGLGQLAGLAIPGFFIALKDPLAFKQSAWILTILLFLLGFVSSMSRPAFRPRRVTPIDPDFAVLTTGDFLRARPFPAFFHGATLWLFAIAVLNVAVTFALSVSLPYYKLSLRLEENITQGVLLTSALFAIAAIPLWLLLYRRWGPRRAFLASGLPWAALTALSPLILGLGEKALLYLYGGVLLGIFTASTVIWEWWFVANARRVGAGLGAAYGLWRMMSRLARAFGTALAGLALSWAGIQGFDPRIDDRLALIYGPVVGIGILLALWLAYGNLKRSET from the coding sequence ATGGCGTCTTTCACAGGTCTTAAGATTTTGTATGGACTCTTCGAACTCCCGCTGGCGGCGATCGAAATTTTCTTGCGCCTCTATCTCTTTATTCATTTCACCGAGGTCGTGAAGCTTCCGCCGTGGATGACGGGCTTAGCGCTGCTTGTGAGTTTGGCGAGCGATGCCGCCCTCGCCCCCTGGATCGGCGCGAAGAGCGACGCGTGGTTCGGCTACGGACGCGGCCGCTGGCCATGGGCGCTCGGCGGCGCGCTCGTCGCGGGCCTCGCGCTGCTCGCGATGTTTCAAATCCCCGCCGGCACCGAGCCGCATTCGGCCTTCGCGCTGCTCGTGCTGCTGATGTTGGTGCTGAACACGGGCCTCGTCTTCGCGAACGTCCCCTACGCGGCGCTGATCGGTGACGTGGCGGAAGGTGAACCCGAGTCTTATCTGGGCTGGCGCGTGGCTTTCGGAGGGCTCGGACAATTGGCGGGCCTCGCGATCCCCGGCTTTTTCATCGCGCTGAAAGATCCGCTCGCGTTCAAACAAAGCGCGTGGATCTTGACGATCCTGCTTTTTCTTTTGGGCTTCGTTTCGTCGATGAGCCGTCCGGCCTTCCGCCCCCGTCGGGTGACGCCGATCGATCCCGACTTCGCCGTCCTGACGACAGGCGACTTCTTGCGCGCGCGACCTTTCCCCGCGTTCTTTCACGGCGCGACGCTTTGGCTTTTCGCGATCGCAGTCTTGAACGTGGCCGTCACGTTCGCGCTGTCCGTTTCGCTTCCCTATTACAAGCTGAGCCTGCGTTTGGAAGAGAACATCACCCAAGGCGTCCTTTTGACCTCGGCCCTTTTCGCGATCGCCGCGATTCCACTGTGGCTCTTGCTTTATCGTCGCTGGGGTCCCCGACGCGCTTTTCTGGCGAGCGGCCTTCCCTGGGCGGCCTTGACCGCGCTGTCGCCGCTCATCCTAGGGCTGGGCGAAAAGGCGCTCCTTTATCTTTACGGCGGGGTGCTGCTCGGGATTTTCACGGCGTCGACGGTGATCTGGGAGTGGTGGTTCGTCGCGAACGCGCGCCGAGTGGGCGCGGGACTCGGGGCCGCTTACGGCCTGTGGCGAATGATGTCGCGACTCGCGCGCGCGTTCGGAACGGCGCTCGCGGGACTCGCGCTCAGCTGGGCCGGGATTCAGGGATTCGATCCGCGCATCGACGACCGTTTGGCCTTAATTTACGGCCCGGTCGTCGGCATCGGCATTTTGCTCGCGCTCTGGCTCGCTTACGGAAACCTGAAACGCAGCGAAACCTAA